From the Arthrobacter sp. PM3 genome, one window contains:
- a CDS encoding SulP family inorganic anion transporter yields the protein MTNTRRRRMGPLRRVMPGLDVPATYQREWFGKDIIAGVVLATLLVPQGMAYAELAGLPTITGLYTTILCLVAYAIFGPSRILVLGPDSALGPMIAATVLPLVASDGDPQKAVALASLLAIMVGLIMVLASVAKFGFIADLISKPTMIGYMNGLAITILVGQLPKLFGFKVDSETFVGDVVGFVQGVAAGETVVAAAAIGIAGIALILALQRWLPKVPAVLVMVVLAILATTVFDLASRGVSLVGELPRGFPPFTIPSVDIADVGLMFAGALGIALVSLTDTISNSSAFAARSGQEVRGNQEMIGIGAANIAAGFFQGFPVSTSGSRTAVAERSGAKTQLTGLTGAVLVLLMLVLLPGLFRNLPQPALAAVVITASVSLADIPGTVRLWRQSKAEVSLSLAAFLGVAFLGVLPGIGIAVGLSILNIFRRAWWPYETVIGRVPGYEGFHDVNFHPDAKHLPGLVIYRWDAPIFFANVKPFRDNIRQLARSEPKPRWILLAAEPITDIDTTAADVLIELDRELDAQGTSLVFAELKHRVKEKIELYGLKQEIDPHHFYPTLDAAVAAYKAHAGVEWSTED from the coding sequence ATGACGAACACTCGACGGCGTCGCATGGGCCCGCTGCGCCGGGTGATGCCCGGCCTCGATGTTCCCGCGACCTACCAGCGGGAGTGGTTCGGCAAGGACATCATCGCCGGTGTGGTGCTGGCGACGCTGCTCGTTCCGCAGGGCATGGCCTACGCTGAGCTGGCCGGCTTGCCGACGATCACCGGGCTGTACACGACCATCCTGTGCCTGGTCGCCTACGCCATCTTCGGTCCGTCCCGCATCCTGGTGCTGGGCCCGGACTCGGCGCTCGGCCCGATGATCGCTGCGACCGTCCTGCCGCTTGTGGCGTCCGACGGCGACCCCCAGAAGGCGGTGGCGCTCGCCTCGCTGCTGGCGATCATGGTCGGGCTCATCATGGTGCTGGCGTCGGTGGCCAAGTTCGGTTTCATCGCCGACCTCATCTCCAAGCCCACAATGATCGGGTACATGAACGGCCTCGCGATCACCATCCTGGTGGGCCAGTTGCCGAAGCTCTTCGGGTTCAAAGTGGACAGCGAAACCTTTGTCGGCGACGTCGTCGGGTTCGTCCAGGGGGTGGCCGCCGGCGAAACGGTCGTCGCGGCCGCGGCGATCGGCATCGCGGGAATCGCGTTGATCCTGGCCCTGCAGCGGTGGCTGCCCAAGGTCCCCGCCGTGCTCGTGATGGTGGTCCTCGCGATCCTGGCGACAACCGTTTTCGACCTCGCCAGCCGCGGCGTTTCCCTGGTCGGGGAACTCCCGCGGGGCTTTCCGCCGTTCACGATCCCCAGCGTGGACATCGCCGACGTCGGTCTGATGTTCGCCGGGGCCCTGGGCATTGCGCTGGTGTCCCTGACCGACACGATCTCGAATTCGTCGGCGTTCGCGGCACGCTCCGGCCAGGAGGTCCGCGGCAACCAGGAGATGATCGGGATCGGCGCCGCGAACATCGCCGCCGGCTTCTTCCAGGGCTTCCCGGTCAGCACCAGCGGCTCCCGGACCGCTGTCGCGGAACGCTCCGGCGCCAAGACCCAGCTCACGGGCCTGACCGGCGCCGTGCTGGTCCTCCTCATGCTCGTGCTGCTGCCGGGGCTGTTCCGGAACCTGCCGCAGCCGGCGCTGGCGGCCGTGGTGATCACCGCGTCCGTCTCCCTGGCGGATATTCCCGGCACCGTGCGCCTGTGGCGGCAGAGCAAAGCCGAAGTCAGCCTGTCACTCGCGGCCTTCCTCGGCGTCGCATTCCTGGGCGTGCTCCCGGGCATTGGCATTGCCGTGGGCCTGTCCATTCTCAACATCTTCCGCCGCGCCTGGTGGCCGTACGAGACCGTGATCGGCCGGGTCCCGGGCTACGAGGGGTTCCATGACGTGAACTTCCACCCGGACGCCAAGCACCTGCCGGGGCTGGTGATCTATCGGTGGGACGCCCCGATCTTCTTCGCCAACGTCAAACCCTTCCGCGACAACATCCGCCAGCTGGCCCGGTCCGAGCCCAAACCGCGGTGGATCCTGCTGGCCGCCGAACCCATCACCGACATCGACACCACCGCCGCGGACGTGCTAATTGAGCTGGACCGCGAGCTGGACGCGCAGGGCACCTCCCTGGTGTTCGCCGAGCTCAAGCACCGGGTCAAGGAGAAGATCGAGCTCTACGGGCTCAAACAGGAAATCGATCCGCACCACTTCTACCCGACCCTCGACGCGGCCGTAGCGGCTTACAAGGCCCACGCCGGGGTCGAATGGAGCACCGAGGACTGA
- a CDS encoding glycosidase: protein MGANTAENTNLRLKAVLDVLAEEVWTGEKQNAGAVLGEAIARVPLNEHESELLSGGIPRGHKTLTTATAKLVKAGWLVKGRSGWSITEDGQRATVAFAEPAAFSAALDAGTPVPAGTPLPSAPAEKPAAKAPAKSAAKAAAKADKAPSKTAKVADKAAKLVEEAVAPVAKAVRKRKPAAKAPEAEAPAEAPAVSVETIEQPESVAVAGDFNILLGAPANWAPQYDEAQMELDLVDQRWKMAADIPAGFYTFKIALNRSWDENYGAFGTFDGPNHEVHHGGGLLVIQYDHRTRDIVLA, encoded by the coding sequence ATGGGCGCGAACACCGCGGAAAACACCAACCTTCGGCTTAAGGCCGTGCTGGATGTCCTGGCAGAGGAGGTATGGACCGGCGAGAAGCAGAACGCGGGTGCCGTCCTGGGCGAGGCAATCGCGCGGGTTCCCCTCAACGAGCACGAAAGTGAACTTCTTAGCGGCGGCATTCCCCGCGGCCACAAGACGCTGACCACCGCCACGGCCAAGCTGGTCAAGGCCGGCTGGCTGGTCAAGGGCCGGTCCGGTTGGTCCATCACCGAGGACGGCCAGCGCGCCACGGTCGCGTTCGCCGAGCCCGCCGCCTTCTCTGCAGCGCTCGACGCCGGCACTCCGGTTCCGGCCGGCACCCCGCTGCCGTCGGCTCCCGCCGAGAAGCCCGCCGCGAAGGCCCCTGCCAAGTCTGCGGCGAAGGCCGCGGCGAAGGCCGACAAGGCTCCGTCGAAGACCGCCAAGGTCGCCGACAAGGCTGCCAAGCTGGTCGAGGAAGCTGTCGCCCCGGTCGCCAAGGCGGTGCGGAAGCGCAAGCCCGCCGCCAAGGCCCCCGAGGCCGAGGCCCCGGCGGAAGCGCCGGCTGTCAGCGTCGAAACCATCGAGCAGCCCGAATCCGTTGCCGTGGCCGGTGACTTCAACATCCTCCTGGGCGCCCCGGCCAACTGGGCACCGCAGTACGACGAAGCCCAGATGGAGCTGGACCTGGTGGACCAGCGCTGGAAGATGGCCGCGGACATCCCGGCCGGCTTCTACACCTTCAAGATCGCCCTGAACCGTTCCTGGGACGAAAACTACGGCGCCTTCGGCACCTTCGACGGCCCCAACCACGAGGTCCACCACGGCGGCGGACTCCTGGTCATCCAGTATGACCACCGCACCCGGGACATTGTCCTGGCGTAG